Proteins from one Coregonus clupeaformis isolate EN_2021a chromosome 29, ASM2061545v1, whole genome shotgun sequence genomic window:
- the bahd1 gene encoding bromo adjacent homology domain-containing 1 protein, whose amino-acid sequence MTHAQQKDSLSRYHPGDSWEQVGGLPHAEAMVGVGRPDCPKLKRGRPKKIKRGQAKERKDQRVVEKKEEEKDRKLYPLRARTLDLCEGDTLDCRVLLTRLEESSDEDKASCLKGRIETKEEGSRNLVRGRTKPCNSRQNTFKAYRQLQEPNKQSKVLCTLPVVEPRKRRMASLNAEAVNSLLLYREYRQRTRLTNNLAKDLVILGHNTPRGPKVAKSDIYVTGSSKQNKKSMKMEDVDLLSLYGPTPRRQASLNATALLKITSTSFKAKHRVAKTNCMQLSAVLKTKQSLHPKLKKQQHHKLQHWQSQTQPQLVQRCCNLYKRESFHPEPQWEGITGGNGSIRSGFQCRALLGYPMKSVKEEQVDTQVTPSFYCCSQERSVEYCHRLAQFLNQKSFDDDKLEDRSLSKCYLPSPRSLAHPHALTIGPHHYPCYSGYYVHVAHHETPSTHMTSVSSSPMPYPPSSVAPITLCPGEVQNPKLLSPTDSHPSGIAHPVYCYGEPCQISGYAYRAVPTLASKRCCYNAGCSSCSHKIKMEDYSSSLEDHSSSSVPASPAPRTLSGCPASPSTPPAAQSVACFQTSLSNPRQPQVPLQVARECPQSAKPPSGSLSGVSDDSPSVCPHIQDKQQLGPAGRAASRAAKQQRITRRRATNGWLPVGMPFKREVFTVGEETTVLRKCFEGVKRDGEVIRVRDTVLLRSGPRKKSLPYIAKISALWEDSESGEMMMSLFWYYRPEHTQGGRNPSTHCENEIFASRHQDQNSVACIEDKCYVLTLAQYCRFCALVKRRGEGLPESATRMVPPCVENSTPAHRCVPTDIDPNLVFVCRHVYDFRYGRILKNLQ is encoded by the exons aTGACCCATGCACAACAGAAGGACTCTCTGAGCAGATACCACCCCGGTGACTCCTGGGAGCAGGTAGGGGGGCTGCCACATGCTGAGGCCATGGTGGGGGTAGGCCGGCCTGATTGCCCAAAACTAAAAAGAGGGAGGCCCAAGAAGATCAAGAGGGGCCAAGCGAAAGAGCGCAAGGATCAGAGAGTggtggagaagaaggaggaggagaaggacaggaagctgtaccctctcaggGCCAGGACACTGGATCTATGTGAGGGGGACACCCTCGACTGTCGCGTCCTTCTCACCCGTCTGGAGGAGAGCAGTGATGAGGACAAGGCGAGCTGCTTGAAGGGTCGAATCGAGACCAAAGAAGAAGGGAGCCGTAACCTGGTGCGTGGAAGAACCAAGCCCTGCAATTCTAGACAAAATACCTTCAAAGCTTATCGGCAATTGCAGGAACCAAACAAACAATCAAAAGTGTTATGCACATTACCTGTCGTGGAGCCTCGCAAACGGAGAATGGCCTCTCTCAATGCGGAGGCTGTGAATAGTCTGCTCTTATACAGAGAATATCGTCAACGGACCAGACTCACAAATAATCTGGCAAAAGATTTAGTAATTTTGGGACACAACACCCCAAGGGGTCCCAAAGTGGCAAAGTCGGACATTTATGTAACTGGAagttccaaacaaaacaaaaagtctATGAAGATGGAGGACGTGGATCTGCTGAGTCTGTACGGTCCCACCCCCAGGCGTCAAGCCAGCCTCAACGCCACTGCTTTGCTCAAGATCACCAGCACCTCCTTCAAAGCCAAACACCGGGTGGCCAAGACCAACTGCATGCAACTGAGTGCAGTACTGAAGACCAAACAGTCGCTGCACCCCAAGCTAAAGAAACAGCAGCATCATAAACTCCAACACTGGCAATCCCAGACCCAACCACAGCTGGTTCAAAGATGCTGTAACCTCTATAAGAGGGAGTCATTCCACCCCGAACCCCAGTGGGAGGGGATTACAGGGGGGAACGGCTCCATCAGATCTGGCTTCCAGTGTCGAGCCTTGCTGGGCTACCCGATGAAGTCTGTGAAGGAGGAGCAGGTCGATACCCAGGTGACTCCTTCTTTCTACTGCTGCTCCCAAGAAAGGTCAGTGGAGTACTGCCACCGACTGGCCCAGTTCCTCAACCAGAAGAGCTTCGATGATGACAAACTTGAGGATCGTTCGCTCTCCAAGTGCTACCTCCCCTCTCCCCGTTCCCTGGCCCACCCACATGCCCTAACCATAGGCCCCCACCATTACCCGTGTTACTCGGGCTACTATGTCCACGTTGCCCACCATGAAACCCCCTCTACCCACATGACCTCCGTGAGCTCCAGCCCCATGCCCTACCCGCCCTCCTCTGTGGCCCCCATAACGTTGTGCCCTGGTGAGGTCCAGAACCCCAAGCTGCTCTCCCCGACAGACTCTCACCCCTCAGGAATCGCCCACCCGGTCTACTGCTATGGAGAACCCTGCCAAATCAGTGGCTACGCATATAGAGCAGTACCGACCCTAGCCAGCAAGAGGTGCTGTTATAACGCAGGCTGTTCCAGCTGCAGCCACAAGATTAAAATGG AAGACTACTCCTCGTCTCTGGAGGACCATAGCTCCTCCTCTGTCCCAGCCTCCCCCGCACCCCGGACCCTCTCCGGCTGCCCCGCCAGCCCCAGCACTCCCCCAGCTGCCCAATCAGTGGCCTGCTTTCAGACCTCTCTATCAAACCCCAGGCAACCGCAGGTCCCGCTGCAGGTGGCCCGGGAGTGCCCTCAGAGTGCCAAGCCACCCAGCGGCTCTCTGTCTGGGGTGAGCGACGACTCGCCATCCGTCTGCCCCCACATTCAAGACAAGCAGCAGCTTGGGCCCGCCGGCCGCGCAGCCAGCAGAGCTGCCAAACAGCAGAGGATCACCCGTCGTCGGGCAACCAATGGCTGGCTGCCTGTGGGCATGCCCTTCAAGAGGGAGGTTTTCACTGTG GGGGAGGAGACAACAGTATTGCGCAAATGTTTCGAAGGGGTCAAGCGGGATGGGGAGGTCATTCGGGTTCGAGACACAGTCCTGCTGCGCTCTGGCCCCAGGAAGAAGTCTCTGCCCTATATAGCCAAAATCTCAGCCCTGTGGGAGGACTCAGAATCTG GAGAGATGATGATGAGCCTGTTTTGGTACTACCGCCcagaacacacacagggaggcCGCAATCCCAGCACACACTGTGAG AATGAGATTTTTGCATCTCGGCATCAGGACCAGAACAGTGTGGCCTGCATTGAAGACAAGTGCTACGTTTTGACGTTAGCACAGTACTGTAG ATTTTGTGCCTTGGTGAAACGTCGCGGGGAGGGTCTCCCTGAAAGTGCCACCAGAATGGTGCCGCCTTGTGTTGAAAACAGCACCCCTGCCCACCGTTGTGTGCCCACGGACATCGACCCCAACCTGGTGTTTGTTTGTCGCCACGTCTACGACTTCCGCTACGGGCGCATCCTGAAGAACCTGCAGTAG